Proteins encoded within one genomic window of Microbacterium soli:
- a CDS encoding substrate-binding domain-containing protein, with protein MNRRFSKRMLVIATAFAATAVLMGTTACSSSAPEQSSSSGGSGDTVKIGLVTKTDSNPFFVKMRESAQESAKENGAELIALAGAFDGDNEGQVAAIENLVSQGVDGIMITPNSSSGILAAIKKARDQGILVVALDTATDPEDAVDATFATDNLAAGVAQGKWVKAALGDKAPKLLMLDGTPGGTVDTFRHDGFLQGMGLSEDSPEVLGMENTNGDQTKAQTAMENLLQRVPDANSLYTINEPAAAGGYAAIKAAGKQDQIVIGSIDGSCTGVENVKNGVIGATVMQFPTKMADEGVKAIVAFAKDGTKPKAGFNDTGSVLITDKPMSGLDSEDTAWGAENCWG; from the coding sequence CGAGCAGTCGTCGTCATCGGGCGGCTCGGGCGACACCGTCAAGATCGGGCTGGTGACCAAGACCGACTCGAACCCGTTCTTCGTGAAGATGCGCGAGTCGGCGCAGGAGTCGGCCAAGGAGAACGGCGCCGAGCTGATCGCCCTCGCCGGCGCGTTCGACGGAGACAACGAAGGCCAGGTCGCGGCGATCGAGAACCTCGTCAGCCAGGGCGTGGACGGCATCATGATCACGCCCAACTCGTCCTCCGGCATTCTCGCCGCCATCAAGAAGGCCCGCGACCAGGGCATCCTCGTCGTCGCGCTCGACACCGCCACCGACCCGGAGGACGCCGTCGACGCCACCTTCGCGACGGACAACCTCGCCGCCGGGGTGGCGCAGGGCAAGTGGGTCAAGGCCGCGCTGGGCGACAAGGCGCCCAAGCTGCTGATGCTCGACGGGACGCCCGGCGGCACGGTCGACACCTTCCGGCACGACGGCTTCCTGCAGGGCATGGGGCTCAGCGAGGACTCGCCCGAGGTACTCGGCATGGAGAACACCAACGGCGACCAGACCAAGGCGCAGACCGCGATGGAGAACCTGCTCCAGCGCGTGCCGGACGCCAACTCGCTGTACACGATCAACGAGCCCGCCGCGGCCGGCGGCTACGCGGCCATCAAGGCGGCGGGCAAGCAGGATCAGATCGTCATCGGCTCCATCGACGGGTCCTGCACGGGCGTCGAGAACGTGAAGAACGGCGTCATCGGGGCGACGGTCATGCAGTTCCCGACGAAGATGGCCGACGAGGGCGTCAAGGCCATCGTCGCGTTCGCGAAGGACGGCACGAAGCCGAAGGCCGGCTTCAACGACACCGGATCGGTGCTGATCACGGACAAGCCGATGTCGGGCCTGGACTCCGAGGACACCGCCTGGGGCGCGGAGAACTGCTGGGGCTGA
- a CDS encoding ABC transporter permease, translating to MSTPTMATQSQNPPPPASLVRRATSSIVRAPLFGASVALIVAIIAFGIISPRFLAPGNISLILQQSVVIGILAVAQTLIILTAGIDLSIGAIAVLGTVVMAQTAGAVGPVSAILLTLIVCVALGSLNGGLSTLLHLPPFIVTLGTFTAIVAATHLYAGSQTFQVSDPLLTFLGTTFRIGDFVTTYGVVAMLLVYLVVGYALTQTAWGRHVYAVGGNPAAAKLSGVRSDWVTFSVYFFSGVIALIAAWAALGRIPNADPNAYQNANLETITAVVIGGTSLFGGRGGVLGTLIGTLIVGVLRNGLTLAGVDNLYQNIATGVLVIAAVAVDQIMRRRTAR from the coding sequence ATGAGCACTCCGACCATGGCGACCCAGTCGCAGAACCCACCCCCTCCCGCATCCCTCGTGCGTCGCGCGACGTCGTCGATCGTGCGCGCACCGCTGTTCGGCGCGAGCGTCGCCCTGATCGTGGCGATCATCGCGTTCGGTATCATCTCCCCGCGGTTCCTCGCGCCGGGAAACATCTCGCTGATCCTGCAGCAGTCCGTCGTCATCGGCATCCTCGCCGTCGCCCAGACGCTCATCATCCTCACCGCCGGCATCGACCTCTCGATCGGCGCCATCGCCGTGCTGGGCACGGTCGTGATGGCGCAGACGGCGGGCGCGGTGGGGCCGGTGTCGGCGATCCTGCTGACGCTGATCGTGTGCGTGGCCCTCGGCTCCCTCAACGGCGGGCTGTCCACACTGCTGCACCTGCCGCCCTTCATCGTCACGCTGGGCACGTTCACGGCGATCGTGGCGGCCACCCACCTGTACGCCGGCTCTCAGACCTTCCAGGTCAGCGATCCGCTGCTGACGTTCCTGGGCACCACGTTCCGGATCGGCGACTTCGTGACCACCTACGGCGTGGTCGCCATGCTCCTCGTCTATCTGGTGGTCGGCTACGCCCTCACCCAGACGGCGTGGGGCAGGCACGTGTACGCCGTCGGCGGCAACCCGGCGGCGGCGAAGCTCTCCGGCGTCCGCAGCGACTGGGTGACGTTCTCGGTGTACTTCTTCTCGGGCGTGATCGCGCTCATCGCGGCGTGGGCGGCGCTCGGCCGCATCCCGAACGCCGATCCCAACGCCTACCAGAACGCGAACCTCGAGACCATCACGGCCGTCGTCATCGGCGGGACGAGCCTCTTCGGCGGCCGTGGCGGCGTGCTCGGCACCCTCATCGGAACGCTCATCGTCGGCGTGCTGCGCAACGGGCTCACGCTCGCCGGCGTCGACAACCTGTACCAGAACATCGCGACGGGCGTCCTGGTCATCGCGGCAGTCGCCGTCGATCAGATCATGCGCCGGCGCACGGCTCGATAG
- a CDS encoding ATP-binding cassette domain-containing protein, whose amino-acid sequence MTVNEQAATRTMALQARGLVKRYGSVTAINGADFDLREGEVLAVIGDNGAGKSSLIKALAGAVSPDAGELRMHGEVVHFRSTGDARAHGIETVYQDLAVIPALDIASNLYLGREVRRRGFMGTVLRRLDMPAMRAEAAKHLSELKIGIKSVNQAVETLSGGQRQGVAVSRAAAFGHGVIIMDEPTAALGVRESGQVIELIKSIRERGIPVVLISHDMPHVFEVADRIHVHRLGRRAAVVDPKQRTMSEVVALMTGAERPSEIEAAGGE is encoded by the coding sequence ATGACTGTGAACGAGCAGGCGGCCACGAGGACGATGGCGCTGCAGGCGCGCGGCCTCGTCAAGCGCTACGGCAGCGTGACGGCCATCAACGGAGCCGACTTCGACCTTCGAGAGGGTGAGGTGCTCGCCGTCATCGGTGACAACGGCGCGGGCAAGTCGAGCCTCATCAAGGCGCTGGCGGGGGCGGTCAGCCCGGATGCCGGTGAGCTCCGGATGCACGGCGAGGTGGTGCACTTCCGCAGCACCGGCGACGCCCGCGCGCACGGGATCGAGACGGTCTATCAGGACCTCGCGGTCATCCCGGCGCTGGACATCGCCTCGAATCTGTACCTGGGCAGGGAGGTCCGCCGCAGGGGCTTCATGGGGACGGTGCTGCGCCGACTCGACATGCCCGCCATGCGTGCGGAGGCCGCCAAGCACCTCAGCGAGCTGAAGATCGGCATCAAGTCCGTGAACCAGGCCGTCGAGACGCTGTCCGGCGGTCAGCGCCAGGGCGTCGCCGTCTCGCGGGCGGCCGCATTCGGTCATGGGGTGATCATCATGGACGAGCCGACGGCGGCGCTGGGCGTGCGCGAGTCCGGGCAGGTGATCGAGCTGATCAAGTCGATCAGGGAGCGGGGCATCCCCGTCGTGCTCATCAGCCACGACATGCCGCATGTCTTCGAGGTGGCGGACCGCATCCACGTGCACCGGCTCGGGCGCCGGGCGGCGGTCGTCGACCCGAAGCAGCGCACGATGTCGGAGGTCGTCGCGCTGATGACCGGCGCCGAGCGGCCGAGCGAGATCGAGGCGGCGGGAGGTGAATGA
- a CDS encoding PfkB family carbohydrate kinase, with the protein MNEPRPRGVFAGLATLDVVHRVTAPPAVNEKITATAQFVASGGPAANAAVTFAALGGDATLVTALGRSPVAQTIIDELRGVGVAVIDVHPGFDGGAPVSSVIVTESSGDRAVVGGDAVGMRTPAPDAEVVRTVIDGADAVLVDGHHPDVSVSVARAARQAGIRVIVDAGRWKPAMAEVIPVASDVVASADFRVPDSPSSADTASRLIGEGAPVVVVTDGPNPIRWWRGGRSGVIETEPVAAVDTLAAGDVFHGAYAFAAARGLPLEAGIAFAAEVAAVRCTMVGPRSWLSAIAEVPLVRGVE; encoded by the coding sequence GTGAATGAGCCGCGTCCGCGCGGCGTGTTCGCCGGGCTCGCGACGCTCGACGTCGTGCATCGGGTCACCGCGCCGCCCGCCGTCAACGAGAAGATCACCGCGACCGCCCAGTTCGTGGCATCCGGTGGCCCGGCGGCGAACGCCGCCGTGACGTTCGCCGCGCTGGGCGGCGACGCGACTCTGGTGACGGCGCTGGGGCGGTCTCCCGTGGCGCAGACGATCATCGACGAGCTGCGCGGGGTGGGTGTGGCGGTCATCGACGTGCATCCGGGTTTCGACGGCGGAGCCCCGGTGTCGTCCGTGATCGTCACCGAGTCCAGCGGCGACCGCGCGGTGGTCGGCGGAGACGCGGTGGGGATGCGCACGCCGGCGCCGGATGCCGAGGTCGTGCGCACGGTGATCGACGGGGCGGATGCCGTGCTCGTCGACGGACATCATCCCGACGTCTCGGTGAGCGTGGCTCGTGCGGCGCGGCAGGCCGGCATCCGGGTGATCGTGGACGCCGGTCGGTGGAAGCCGGCGATGGCCGAGGTGATCCCCGTGGCGTCGGACGTGGTGGCATCCGCCGACTTCCGCGTGCCCGACTCGCCGAGCTCGGCGGACACCGCGTCGCGGCTGATCGGCGAGGGCGCGCCGGTCGTCGTCGTGACGGACGGTCCGAACCCGATCAGGTGGTGGCGCGGCGGGCGGTCCGGCGTCATCGAGACGGAACCGGTGGCCGCCGTGGATACGCTGGCTGCTGGTGACGTGTTCCACGGCGCGTACGCGTTCGCCGCGGCCAGAGGTCTGCCGCTGGAGGCGGGCATCGCCTTCGCGGCGGAGGTCGCGGCGGTGCGCTGCACGATGGTGGGGCCGCGGTCGTGGCTGTCGGCGATCGCCGAGGTCCCGTTGGTGCGAGGAGTCGAGTGA
- a CDS encoding nucleoside/nucleotide kinase family protein, whose product MNTVQGVELSFAQLVERAAALAGRGRRALLGITGAPGAGKSTLAERLVAELGEETAVFVPMDGFHLANRELVLLDRLDRKGAHDTFDGWGYAALLRRLRDQRMRAERGDEGIIYAPQFRRDLEEPVGSAIPVRPEVPLVVTEGNYLLLDGAAWTHARETIDEVWFLAPDEGQRLAQLIARHVRFGRSPEEARARSLGSDQRNAELISATAGRADLVITLTDRLP is encoded by the coding sequence GTGAACACTGTGCAGGGGGTCGAGCTGTCGTTCGCTCAGCTCGTCGAGAGGGCGGCCGCATTGGCGGGGCGCGGGCGGCGCGCGCTGCTGGGGATCACGGGCGCGCCCGGGGCGGGAAAGTCGACTCTCGCCGAGCGGCTGGTCGCCGAGCTCGGCGAGGAGACGGCCGTGTTCGTCCCCATGGACGGCTTCCATCTCGCCAACCGCGAGCTGGTGCTGCTGGACAGGCTGGATCGCAAGGGCGCGCATGACACGTTCGACGGCTGGGGGTATGCGGCGCTGCTGCGCAGGCTGCGTGACCAGCGGATGCGGGCGGAGCGCGGCGACGAGGGGATCATCTACGCCCCGCAGTTCCGCCGCGACCTGGAGGAGCCGGTCGGCTCCGCCATCCCGGTGCGCCCGGAGGTGCCGCTGGTCGTGACCGAGGGGAACTACCTGCTCCTCGACGGCGCGGCGTGGACGCACGCGCGGGAGACGATCGACGAGGTGTGGTTCCTCGCCCCGGACGAGGGGCAGCGCCTCGCGCAGCTGATCGCACGGCACGTGCGGTTCGGGCGCTCGCCGGAGGAGGCGAGGGCGCGCTCGCTCGGCAGCGATCAGCGCAATGCGGAGCTCATCAGCGCGACGGCGGGGCGCGCGGATCTGGTGATCACGCTGACCGATCGCCTGCCCTGA
- a CDS encoding DUF1992 domain-containing protein, which yields MSDAMNRAARYRAQRDAGEDAADSPAGEPPMVLNARNKADFVETAIQVAIRRGEFDDLPGAGKPIEGLGTTHDPDWWIRRKIESENLSGLGPPALMLRVEDRGLDADLDGLGREEDVREVVEDFNRRVIEARRQLLGGPPVVTRPRDVDAEVRAWRMRREAARAAAERETDAVEHPDAGQRRLRGWWLRGRRRPAE from the coding sequence ATGTCGGATGCGATGAACAGGGCCGCGCGGTACCGCGCGCAGCGCGACGCGGGGGAGGACGCTGCCGACAGTCCTGCGGGCGAGCCGCCGATGGTGCTCAACGCGCGCAACAAGGCCGACTTCGTCGAGACGGCCATCCAGGTGGCGATCCGTCGTGGCGAGTTCGATGACCTGCCCGGGGCGGGCAAACCCATCGAGGGTCTGGGGACCACGCACGACCCCGACTGGTGGATCCGCCGCAAGATCGAGAGCGAGAACCTCTCCGGGCTGGGCCCGCCGGCGCTCATGCTGCGCGTCGAAGACCGGGGGCTGGATGCCGACCTCGATGGGCTCGGCCGGGAGGAGGACGTCCGCGAGGTCGTCGAGGATTTCAACCGTCGGGTGATCGAGGCGCGCCGCCAGCTGCTGGGTGGGCCGCCGGTGGTCACGCGGCCCCGCGACGTCGACGCGGAGGTGCGCGCGTGGCGGATGCGGCGGGAGGCCGCGCGTGCCGCTGCGGAGCGCGAGACGGATGCCGTGGAGCACCCGGATGCGGGGCAGCGGCGTCTACGCGGATGGTGGCTGCGCGGGCGCCGCCGACCCGCCGAATGA
- a CDS encoding Flp family type IVb pilin has translation MLKAYAKAQAFINSLRSEEEGATAVEYGLIVSLIAVAIIAAVTTIGFNLDAIFDFVGSKLTVPTE, from the coding sequence ATGCTGAAGGCATACGCGAAGGCCCAGGCTTTCATCAACTCGCTCCGCTCCGAGGAGGAGGGCGCGACCGCCGTCGAGTACGGCCTCATCGTGTCTCTGATCGCTGTCGCGATCATCGCTGCGGTGACGACGATCGGCTTTAACCTCGATGCGATCTTCGACTTCGTCGGATCAAAGCTGACCGTTCCGACCGAGTGA